From a region of the Thermus caldilimi genome:
- a CDS encoding aromatic ring-hydroxylating dioxygenase subunit alpha yields MGSGKTPKGMVSAPRLLQELAEGLEKGLVPAGILNDPEVFELEKERIFSRSWVYLAHASEVASPGDYVLRYILNNAFIVVRGEDGQVRAFLDMCRHRGMRVCRAEAGNASHFRCPFHGWTYRNDGTLVGVPAEREAFGEGFNKVDWGLVPIPKLAELDGLIFGNLDREAPSLEAWLGEALWYLELVSKRSPEGLEVLGPPQRFVVNTDWKLALETFISDSYHTLMTHRSMIELGIAPRDAKYAMYGEQIHIPGKGHGAMVVGSPPGAKLPPFWGYPEEMMERAKASYPTQEQWEVARETRIFLLTLFPNFSLHNPIRKPDHLYPTPIPMLTFRVWHPLGPGRIEIFSWGMVEKDAPEWFKEKARHSYLRFFGSSGTFEQDDTEIWSHVAQNAGSSLGRRLHFNYQMGRNVAPDPNWPGPGVAYPINFTDENLRNFYRRYLEMMLG; encoded by the coding sequence TTGGAAAAGGAGCGGATTTTTTCGCGTTCCTGGGTGTACCTGGCCCATGCCTCGGAGGTGGCAAGCCCTGGGGACTACGTTCTCCGCTACATCCTTAACAACGCCTTCATCGTGGTGCGGGGAGAGGACGGACAGGTGCGGGCCTTCCTGGACATGTGCCGCCACCGGGGGATGCGGGTCTGCCGGGCGGAAGCTGGCAATGCCAGCCACTTCCGTTGTCCTTTCCATGGCTGGACCTACCGCAACGACGGAACCCTGGTGGGGGTGCCGGCAGAGCGGGAGGCCTTTGGCGAGGGGTTCAACAAGGTGGACTGGGGCCTTGTGCCCATCCCAAAGCTGGCGGAGTTGGATGGCCTCATCTTCGGCAACCTGGACCGCGAGGCTCCTTCCCTCGAGGCCTGGCTGGGGGAGGCCCTCTGGTACCTGGAGCTGGTGAGCAAGCGGAGCCCGGAGGGTCTGGAGGTTCTCGGTCCACCCCAGCGCTTTGTGGTGAACACCGACTGGAAGTTGGCCTTGGAAACCTTCATCAGCGACAGCTACCACACCCTCATGACCCACCGCTCCATGATTGAGCTAGGCATCGCCCCTCGGGACGCCAAATACGCCATGTACGGGGAGCAAATTCACATTCCCGGCAAAGGGCATGGGGCCATGGTGGTGGGCAGTCCCCCCGGGGCCAAGCTCCCCCCTTTCTGGGGCTACCCCGAGGAGATGATGGAGCGGGCAAAGGCCTCTTATCCCACCCAAGAGCAGTGGGAGGTGGCGCGGGAGACCCGCATCTTCCTCCTCACCCTCTTCCCCAACTTTTCCCTCCACAACCCCATCCGCAAGCCTGACCACCTTTACCCCACCCCCATCCCCATGCTGACCTTTAGGGTCTGGCATCCCTTGGGCCCGGGGCGTATTGAGATTTTCTCCTGGGGCATGGTGGAAAAGGATGCTCCAGAATGGTTTAAGGAAAAGGCACGCCACTCCTATCTGCGCTTCTTCGGCTCCTCAGGCACCTTTGAGCAGGACGACACCGAAATCTGGTCCCATGTAGCCCAAAACGCCGGAAGTTCCCTGGGCCGTAGGCTCCACTTCAACTACCAGATGGGGCGGAACGTGGCCCCCGACCCCAACTGGCCCGGGCCCGGGGTCGCCTACCCCATCAACTTTACAGACGAAAACCTGCGCAACTTCTATCGGCGCTATCTGGAGATGATGCTGGGCTGA
- a CDS encoding aromatic-ring-hydroxylating dioxygenase subunit beta codes for MDPTREILEFLYREAELLDEGRYREWLSLTTEDILYQVPVRLTRERPPEGGYGGVSERMFHLDEDRTSLEMRVSRLETGFAWAEDPPSRLRHFVTNVRVGEPRSTERGEEVEVRSNLLVFRSRWDRPEYTLLSAERRDLLRREKGTWKLARRVVILDQSTLPTHNLSFFL; via the coding sequence ATGGACCCCACCCGGGAAATACTGGAATTCCTTTATCGAGAGGCTGAGCTCCTGGATGAGGGCCGCTACCGGGAATGGCTTTCCCTCACCACCGAGGACATCCTCTACCAGGTTCCCGTGCGCCTCACCCGGGAACGCCCGCCTGAAGGGGGCTATGGGGGGGTGAGCGAGCGGATGTTCCACCTGGACGAGGACCGCACCTCCTTGGAAATGCGGGTATCCCGGCTGGAGACCGGCTTTGCCTGGGCAGAGGATCCCCCTTCCCGCCTCCGCCACTTCGTCACCAACGTACGGGTAGGAGAACCCAGGTCCACGGAGCGGGGAGAAGAGGTGGAGGTGCGCTCCAACCTGCTGGTCTTCCGCAGCCGCTGGGATCGGCCTGAGTACACGCTGCTTTCCGCTGAGCGGCGGGATCTTCTTCGCCGGGAAAAGGGCACCTGGAAGCTAGCCCGAAGGGTGGTGATCCTAGACCAAAGCACCCTGCCCACCCACAACCTAAGCTTTTTCCTCTAG
- a CDS encoding dihydrodiol dehydrogenase, with protein MITLTNEFTTVTIEKVRTGNGERLRITAPRLGYSIDLDPLELEALTWQTVETFSRLLHTPYGPEEEVEVRPFSDLVLFGGQNA; from the coding sequence ATGATCACCCTCACTAACGAGTTCACCACCGTGACCATAGAAAAGGTCCGCACCGGCAACGGGGAACGCCTTCGCATAACTGCCCCCAGGCTGGGGTACAGCATTGACCTGGACCCTTTGGAGCTCGAGGCCCTCACCTGGCAAACGGTAGAGACCTTCTCCCGCCTCCTCCACACCCCCTATGGCCCGGAGGAGGAGGTGGAGGTGCGCCCCTTTTCGGACTTGGTCCTTTTCGGAGGGCAGAATGCGTAA
- a CDS encoding 4-hydroxybenzoate 3-monooxygenase yields the protein MRKVQVAIIGAGPAGLLLAHLLRQAQVEAVVLEARSRTYLETSPHRIRAGVLEWGTKEIAIRAGVGGRMLQEGLEHRGIYLAFHGEALHLDFPALTGKSIWVYGQQYLVQDMIRHHLEAGGEILFEHEVVGLEGLEKAPILRYRTPDGGEERLAAEFAVGADGSHSLARQHLPGTRVHQKTYPFAWLGILAETQPAAKELIYASHPRGFALFSMRSPTLSRNYLQVSPGEKLEAWPEERIWEELNCRLEGVAEVRPGALLEKSLTPMRSLVVEPLQYGRFFLVGDAAHVVPPTGAKGMNLAFCDVAVLYRAFMAYYREGDQNLLNRYTQEALRHVWQAELFSYWMTTLLHTLEDPFEEALRQAKLSHLRESPHLQRFLAENYVGLYTSGRYADVLEHVNDFAQQVHEPLQEEHGKSQEVQPRHRLR from the coding sequence ATGCGTAAAGTGCAGGTAGCCATCATTGGAGCAGGGCCTGCGGGCCTCCTCCTGGCCCACCTCCTGCGCCAAGCTCAGGTGGAGGCGGTGGTCCTGGAGGCCCGAAGCCGCACGTACTTAGAAACGAGCCCACACCGTATCCGGGCAGGCGTGCTGGAATGGGGCACCAAGGAGATCGCCATCCGGGCGGGGGTGGGGGGGCGGATGCTCCAAGAGGGGCTGGAACACCGGGGCATCTATCTGGCCTTCCACGGGGAGGCTCTCCATTTGGACTTTCCCGCCCTTACGGGGAAGAGCATCTGGGTGTACGGCCAGCAATACCTAGTGCAGGACATGATCCGCCACCACCTTGAAGCTGGAGGGGAGATCCTCTTTGAGCACGAGGTGGTGGGTTTAGAAGGTCTAGAGAAAGCTCCCATACTCCGCTACCGCACCCCCGATGGGGGTGAAGAGCGGCTGGCTGCAGAGTTCGCCGTGGGGGCGGATGGATCTCATAGCCTGGCCCGGCAACACCTTCCTGGGACTAGGGTGCACCAAAAAACCTACCCCTTCGCCTGGCTGGGCATCCTGGCGGAGACCCAACCCGCTGCCAAGGAGCTGATCTACGCCAGCCACCCCCGGGGCTTCGCCCTCTTCAGCATGCGCTCCCCCACCCTTTCGCGGAATTACCTGCAAGTGAGCCCAGGAGAGAAGCTAGAAGCGTGGCCTGAAGAGCGCATCTGGGAAGAGCTAAACTGCCGACTGGAAGGGGTAGCAGAGGTAAGGCCAGGAGCCCTCTTGGAAAAGAGCTTGACCCCCATGCGCTCCCTAGTGGTAGAGCCCCTGCAGTACGGGCGCTTCTTCCTTGTGGGGGACGCCGCCCACGTGGTTCCCCCCACAGGGGCGAAGGGAATGAACCTGGCCTTCTGCGATGTGGCCGTACTCTACCGGGCCTTCATGGCCTACTACCGTGAGGGAGACCAAAACCTGCTCAACCGCTACACCCAGGAGGCCCTCCGTCACGTGTGGCAGGCGGAGCTTTTTTCCTACTGGATGACCACCCTCCTTCACACCCTAGAAGACCCTTTTGAGGAGGCCCTCCGACAGGCCAAGCTATCCCACCTTCGGGAAAGCCCCCACCTCCAGCGCTTCTTAGCGGAAAACTATGTAGGCCTCTATACGAGCGGGCGGTATGCAGACGTCCTAGAGCATGTTAATGACTTTGCCCAGCAAGTCCACGAACCTCTTCAGGAGGAGCATGGCAAAAGCCAAGAAGTGCAACCCCGCCACCGTCTCCGGTAA
- a CDS encoding IS5 family transposase, protein MKRKAYPSDVTDEEWSLVAPYLTLMREDAPQREYPLREVFNALRWIVRTGAPWRMLPHDFPPWEVVYAKTQRWLKAGVFQALVHDLRALLRTLEGREPDPSAVVLDSRTLPATPESGHRAGYDGAKRRRGSKVHMAVDTLGHLLALVVTPADVGDREEVGRLAREVQEATGERVEVAFVDQGYTGERAAEAARRGLVLLPRRWVVERSFAWLTRFRRLVRDYERLPETVAGLHFLAFAMLLLKRFVDLLGKVINML, encoded by the coding sequence ATGAAGAGGAAAGCCTACCCCTCCGACGTGACGGACGAGGAATGGAGCCTGGTGGCCCCCTACCTCACCCTCATGCGGGAGGACGCCCCCCAAAGGGAGTACCCCCTGCGCGAGGTGTTCAACGCCCTCCGGTGGATCGTCCGCACCGGGGCCCCCTGGCGCATGCTCCCCCACGACTTCCCCCCCTGGGAGGTGGTCTACGCAAAGACCCAGAGGTGGCTCAAGGCGGGGGTGTTCCAGGCCCTGGTCCACGACCTGCGGGCCCTGCTCCGCACCCTGGAGGGGAGGGAGCCCGACCCCTCAGCGGTGGTTCTGGACAGCCGCACCTTGCCGGCCACACCGGAGAGCGGGCACCGGGCGGGGTACGACGGGGCGAAGCGGCGGCGGGGGAGCAAGGTGCACATGGCGGTGGATACCCTGGGGCACTTGCTGGCCCTGGTGGTGACCCCGGCGGACGTGGGGGACCGGGAGGAGGTGGGGCGGCTGGCGCGGGAGGTGCAGGAGGCCACGGGGGAGCGGGTGGAGGTGGCCTTTGTGGACCAGGGGTACACGGGGGAGAGGGCGGCGGAGGCGGCGAGGCGGGGTCTTGTGCTGTTGCCGCGGCGGTGGGTGGTGGAGAGGTCGTTTGCTTGGCTGACGCGGTTTCGGCGGTTGGTGCGGGACTATGAGCGGTTACCGGAGACGGTGGCGGGGTTGCACTTCTTGGCTTTTGCCATGCTCCTCCTGAAGAGGTTCGTGGACTTGCTGGGCAAAGTCATTAACATGCTCTAG
- a CDS encoding DEAD/DEAH box helicase — MEFKDFPLKDEIKEALLRRGITAPTPIQAAALPLALEGKDLIGQARTGTGKTLAFALPIAQALEASKERGRPPRALVLTPTRELALQVSGELQAVAPHLKVVTVYGGTGYGKQKEELARGADVVVATPGRALDYLRQGVLDLSQVRIAVLDEADEMLSMGFEEEVEALLSATPKERQTLLFSATLPSWAKKLAERYMKSPVVINVVREEGVTYQEEAIPAPGDRLSLLSDILFVKAPKRAIVFTRTKAETEEVATGLLRLGHPARAIHGDLSQTDRERVMRAFREGEVRVLVATDVAARGLDIPEVDLVVHYRFPDKPETYQHRSGRTGRAGRGGEVVILYGPRERRELSELERAVGRAFKRVNPPTPEEVLEAKWHHLLARLARVPERDYKLYQDFASRLFAEGRVEVVAALMALLLGGAPKEKSLLTGEEGWLTFKATGPRLTLPRLVALLKEGGLEVGKIAQGEEGFYVDLRPQDLPRLSEVQGVKLERARRVEALPEAYAGTARGRRTGRA; from the coding sequence ATGGAGTTCAAAGACTTTCCCCTGAAGGACGAGATTAAGGAAGCCCTTTTGCGCCGGGGTATCACCGCCCCCACCCCCATCCAGGCGGCGGCCTTGCCCCTGGCCCTCGAGGGCAAGGACCTCATCGGCCAGGCCCGCACGGGCACCGGTAAGACCCTGGCCTTTGCCCTGCCCATCGCCCAGGCCCTGGAGGCCTCCAAGGAGCGGGGCCGCCCCCCCAGGGCTTTGGTGTTGACCCCCACCCGGGAGCTGGCCCTTCAGGTTTCCGGGGAGTTGCAGGCGGTAGCCCCCCACCTCAAGGTGGTCACGGTGTACGGGGGCACGGGTTACGGCAAGCAGAAGGAGGAGCTGGCCCGGGGGGCCGATGTGGTGGTGGCCACCCCGGGGCGGGCCCTGGACTACTTGCGGCAAGGGGTCTTGGACCTTTCTCAGGTTCGGATCGCCGTCTTGGACGAGGCGGACGAGATGCTTTCCATGGGCTTTGAGGAGGAGGTGGAGGCCCTCCTCTCCGCCACCCCCAAGGAGCGCCAGACCCTTCTTTTCTCCGCCACCCTGCCCTCCTGGGCCAAGAAGCTGGCGGAGCGGTACATGAAAAGCCCGGTGGTCATCAACGTAGTGCGGGAGGAGGGCGTCACCTACCAGGAGGAGGCCATTCCCGCCCCTGGGGACCGCCTTTCCCTCCTCTCCGATATCCTTTTTGTCAAGGCCCCTAAGCGGGCCATCGTCTTCACCCGTACCAAGGCGGAAACCGAGGAGGTGGCCACGGGGCTTCTTCGCCTCGGGCACCCGGCGCGGGCCATCCACGGGGATCTTTCCCAGACGGACCGGGAAAGGGTCATGAGGGCCTTTCGGGAAGGGGAAGTAAGGGTTTTGGTGGCCACGGATGTGGCCGCCCGGGGCCTAGACATCCCGGAGGTGGACTTGGTGGTGCACTACCGCTTCCCCGATAAACCGGAAACCTATCAGCACCGTTCGGGGCGCACAGGCAGGGCCGGGCGGGGGGGTGAGGTGGTGATCCTCTACGGCCCCAGGGAAAGGCGGGAGCTTTCTGAGCTGGAAAGGGCCGTGGGCCGCGCCTTTAAGCGGGTGAATCCCCCCACCCCCGAGGAGGTCCTCGAGGCCAAGTGGCACCATCTCCTGGCCCGCCTGGCCCGGGTACCCGAGAGGGACTACAAGCTGTACCAGGATTTTGCCAGCCGCCTGTTCGCCGAGGGGCGGGTGGAGGTGGTGGCGGCCCTCATGGCGCTTCTCCTGGGCGGGGCACCCAAGGAGAAAAGCCTTCTCACCGGCGAGGAGGGCTGGCTTACCTTCAAGGCCACGGGGCCCAGGCTCACCCTGCCCCGGCTGGTGGCCCTCTTGAAGGAAGGGGGCCTCGAGGTGGGCAAGATTGCTCAGGGAGAGGAGGGTTTCTACGTGGACCTCCGCCCCCAGGACCTGCCCAGGCTTTCCGAGGTCCAGGGTGTGAAGTTGGAGCGGGCCAGGCGGGTGGAGGCGTTGCCTGAGGCCTACGCAGGCACCGCCCGGGGCCGCCGCACGGGCCGAGCCTAG
- a CDS encoding molybdopterin molybdotransferase MoeA: MRTGISVEEALELVLAEARGELPLEEVPLKEAYGRVLAEDLVSLVNHPDQDDTAIDGYACREEDTLGASRENPVRLRVIGESPAGRPFAGRVGKGEAVAVYTGAPIPDGADAVIRVEDTRREGDYVLLFAPASPKDIRPQGDDLRKGEVYLRRGDLLTPGRLGLAAAMGYPRLKVFRRPRVGILSTGDEVVEPGEPLPFGGVYNSNAYSLLGLVKEAGGEPVLLGKVEDRPETVLEKLEAAGPLDLLLTSGGVSMGEYDVVRKVLETAGEVVFWKVKQQPGGPLLLARLGGLPILGLPGNPVSSMVTFFLYGRPFLFRLQRRTDPPYRSLEARVLTPFKGAQGKKVFRRGVLSFEGELVVRTTGSQSSGVLRSMALGNALVVLPPDQDAREGERVEVIPLTFVL; encoded by the coding sequence ATGCGCACGGGCATCAGCGTGGAGGAAGCGTTGGAGCTGGTCTTGGCGGAGGCCAGGGGGGAGCTTCCCCTGGAGGAGGTGCCCCTGAAGGAGGCCTATGGTCGCGTCCTGGCGGAAGACCTGGTTTCCTTGGTGAACCACCCCGACCAGGACGACACCGCCATAGATGGCTACGCCTGCCGAGAGGAGGACACCCTGGGGGCGAGCCGGGAGAACCCGGTGCGCCTTAGGGTCATCGGGGAGTCGCCGGCGGGAAGGCCCTTTGCTGGACGGGTGGGGAAGGGGGAGGCGGTGGCTGTCTACACCGGGGCTCCTATCCCTGATGGAGCAGATGCCGTTATCCGGGTGGAGGACACCCGGCGGGAAGGGGATTACGTGCTCCTCTTTGCCCCGGCGAGCCCCAAGGACATCCGGCCCCAGGGGGATGACCTACGGAAGGGGGAGGTGTACCTGCGCCGGGGAGACCTCCTTACCCCGGGAAGGCTGGGCCTGGCGGCGGCCATGGGCTACCCGCGCCTTAAGGTCTTCCGGCGCCCCCGGGTGGGCATCCTCTCCACGGGGGATGAGGTGGTGGAGCCAGGGGAGCCCTTGCCCTTTGGCGGGGTCTACAACTCCAACGCCTACAGCCTTCTGGGATTGGTGAAGGAGGCGGGGGGCGAGCCCGTCCTTTTGGGCAAGGTGGAGGACAGGCCGGAAACCGTGTTGGAGAAGCTGGAGGCGGCAGGGCCCCTGGACCTCCTCCTCACCTCTGGGGGGGTATCCATGGGGGAGTACGATGTGGTGCGTAAGGTTTTGGAGACGGCGGGGGAAGTGGTCTTCTGGAAGGTGAAGCAGCAGCCTGGGGGGCCCTTGCTCCTGGCCCGTTTGGGTGGGCTTCCCATCCTTGGGCTTCCGGGAAACCCGGTTTCCAGCATGGTTACCTTTTTCCTCTATGGCAGACCCTTCCTCTTCCGGCTCCAGCGCCGCACCGACCCCCCTTACCGCTCCCTCGAGGCCAGGGTCCTTACCCCCTTTAAGGGCGCTCAGGGCAAAAAGGTCTTCCGCCGCGGGGTGCTTTCCTTTGAGGGGGAGCTGGTGGTGCGCACCACCGGGAGCCAGTCCAGCGGGGTTTTGCGCTCCATGGCCCTGGGCAACGCCCTGGTGGTCCTCCCTCCCGACCAGGATGCCAGGGAAGGGGAAAGGGTGGAGGTCATCCCCTTGACATTCGTGCTTTAG
- a CDS encoding MFS transporter, whose amino-acid sequence MKYILSSPAYRFLAASFLWSFGANLIYFFLNFHLEGLGYDRQAIGLAQALLLLVGVVSALPLAYLIPRLGYRKSFFLALALAVGSGLLLGLGLLVFPSLAGYGLAGALVQGAGAPLMARLVPAERRVSLFSLQAALTTVSGFFSTLLAGALSEWVGARWVILFALPFFLLTLPFLVGLPEGQGTPPRLRGRFGIWLRLFLPQAVIGFGAGLVIPFLNLYLREKFGLSYGTTGLVFALSALATGVAMLLQPLLVRRMGKLGAIVFVQALSLPFMAILAWVPWLPLVTVALLIRGALMNAAGPVYAALVMDYLEEEERPGFFLMESALWSLLFALASALSGVVQEAWGLVAFNYLFALTLGLYAVGIALWPWTFGRLRAAYRESSS is encoded by the coding sequence ATGAAATATATACTCAGTTCACCAGCTTATCGCTTCCTCGCGGCCAGCTTCCTCTGGTCCTTCGGGGCTAACCTCATCTACTTTTTCCTGAACTTTCACCTCGAGGGCCTGGGCTACGACCGCCAGGCCATAGGGCTTGCCCAGGCCCTATTGCTTCTGGTAGGGGTGGTCTCTGCCCTGCCCCTGGCCTACCTCATCCCTCGCTTGGGTTACCGGAAAAGCTTTTTTCTGGCTTTGGCCCTGGCGGTGGGAAGCGGGCTTCTTTTGGGGCTTGGTCTGCTGGTGTTCCCCTCGTTAGCAGGGTATGGGCTGGCGGGAGCCTTGGTGCAGGGGGCGGGGGCCCCGCTCATGGCCCGATTGGTTCCTGCCGAGAGGCGGGTTTCCCTTTTCAGCCTGCAGGCGGCCTTGACCACTGTCTCGGGGTTTTTCTCTACCCTTTTGGCCGGTGCCCTTTCCGAATGGGTGGGGGCCAGGTGGGTGATCCTCTTCGCCCTTCCCTTTTTCCTCCTGACGCTTCCCTTTCTGGTTGGGCTTCCCGAAGGGCAGGGAACACCCCCCAGGCTGAGGGGGCGGTTTGGGATCTGGCTGCGCCTTTTTTTGCCCCAGGCGGTGATCGGGTTTGGGGCCGGGCTGGTCATCCCCTTCTTGAACCTGTACCTTCGGGAAAAGTTTGGCCTCAGCTACGGAACCACGGGCCTGGTCTTCGCCCTTTCCGCCTTGGCTACTGGGGTGGCCATGTTGCTCCAGCCCCTTCTGGTGCGCCGGATGGGGAAACTGGGGGCCATCGTGTTCGTGCAGGCCTTGTCCTTACCCTTTATGGCCATCCTGGCCTGGGTGCCTTGGCTACCCTTGGTTACCGTGGCCCTCCTCATCCGGGGAGCCCTTATGAACGCCGCCGGGCCTGTGTACGCCGCCTTGGTGATGGACTACCTGGAGGAAGAGGAGCGCCCGGGCTTCTTCCTGATGGAGTCCGCCCTCTGGAGCCTTCTCTTTGCTTTAGCAAGTGCCCTGTCCGGCGTGGTGCAGGAGGCCTGGGGCCTGGTCGCCTTCAACTACCTCTTTGCCCTTACCCTGGGCCTTTACGCCGTGGGGATTGCCCTTTGGCCCTGGACCTTTGGCCGCTTGCGGGCCGCCTACCGGGAATCTTCTTCCTGA
- the nth gene encoding endonuclease III, with protein sequence MNSVGCPKEGQREKKARAWAILKALKAAYPGAKTELKHSNPFQLLVATVLSAQATDKSVNEATPALFARFPDPQALAEATPEEVEPYIRRIGLYRTKAKNLVALARRLVEEHGGEVPRDKRALMKLPGVGWKTATVVLGAAFGVPGIAVDTHVARLARRLCLSLAKAPERVGAELEALFPKEEWVFVHHALVLHGRYVCLARKPRCGVCSLAPYCPSRQG encoded by the coding sequence GTGAACTCCGTGGGTTGCCCTAAGGAAGGGCAAAGGGAGAAGAAAGCGCGGGCCTGGGCCATCCTAAAGGCCCTGAAGGCGGCGTATCCGGGGGCTAAAACGGAACTCAAGCACAGTAACCCCTTCCAGCTTTTGGTGGCCACGGTGCTTTCCGCCCAGGCCACGGACAAAAGCGTAAACGAGGCCACCCCGGCCCTCTTTGCCCGCTTCCCCGACCCTCAGGCCCTGGCCGAGGCGACGCCCGAGGAGGTGGAGCCTTATATCAGGCGCATCGGTCTTTACCGCACCAAGGCCAAAAACCTGGTGGCCCTGGCCCGGAGGCTGGTGGAGGAGCATGGGGGGGAGGTGCCAAGGGATAAAAGGGCTCTGATGAAGTTGCCCGGGGTGGGTTGGAAGACGGCCACCGTGGTCCTGGGAGCGGCCTTCGGCGTGCCGGGCATCGCCGTGGACACCCATGTGGCCCGTCTGGCGCGGAGGCTTTGCCTTTCCCTGGCCAAGGCCCCCGAAAGGGTCGGGGCCGAGCTGGAGGCCCTTTTCCCCAAGGAGGAGTGGGTGTTCGTCCACCACGCCCTGGTCCTTCACGGGAGGTACGTGTGCCTGGCCCGTAAGCCCCGGTGCGGGGTTTGTTCCCTGGCGCCTTACTGCCCAAGCCGGCAGGGGTAA
- a CDS encoding ASCH domain-containing protein, which translates to MEKPKLGLIVREPYASLIVDGRKTWEIRKRQTRHRGPLGIVTGGYLIGQADLLNVQGPFTVEELLAHPEKHLAEEAFLRAYAGEQPLYAWVLHNAFRYEKPLLVPKKPGRVMFVDLSEVWP; encoded by the coding sequence GTGGAAAAGCCCAAGCTGGGCCTCATCGTGCGGGAGCCCTATGCCAGCCTCATTGTGGACGGAAGGAAGACCTGGGAGATCCGCAAACGCCAGACCCGACACCGGGGTCCCTTGGGGATCGTCACCGGGGGGTATCTCATCGGCCAGGCGGACCTCCTGAACGTACAAGGGCCCTTCACCGTGGAGGAGCTTCTGGCCCACCCGGAAAAGCACCTGGCGGAGGAGGCCTTCCTCAGGGCCTATGCCGGGGAACAGCCCCTTTACGCCTGGGTTTTGCACAACGCCTTCCGCTACGAAAAACCCCTCTTGGTACCCAAAAAGCCCGGTAGGGTCATGTTCGTGGATCTTTCCGAGGTATGGCCATAA
- a CDS encoding GNAT family N-acetyltransferase — protein MRVLGRRVYWRWFGEVFLEGGLTLRMTGDAAKWLRPGDRVRLVTEFKKPVLGFDEYALQGRFSIWPLFSRELDHVRESPLGGEVYRYRLRAREAMYEADFEAIAELEQYHYASEKEVVAVWVCPRCGKTLFANTKPLCECGGEARLREIRGSTPASRFLILELVERLPFEPRILGYGRLDPPIPRMHRRIPGGVERNIRERIFPKDWFHPTFGGGKDWESALDRVHTAASRIARVVVHPDYRSEGLGALLVELALAWAKERAVPEGRREKHLVYTVAQMARYHPFFEKVGFRYLFDTASGRPVLAYPLTEEAERYLERFLKKDPYARAHGGRLFISRFGRVRGLPGSIRLVGVRKGYRSHLDLSHLSPEVQETLSAFGVKARVLERAILKEVNLEVPSGSVVALAGASGAGKTTLLRLLLGEPPDGGEVQVPEGRRVAYIPGEREVDLGQEPLLERLYRQLQDVGAAIEVLNRVGLSDAVLYRARPKELSTGQRERYRLALLLAQRPDLLLIDEFAAHLDVPTARRVALGLGKLVRQAGITLVVATHRQEVIASLDPDLLVFVGYGGLMAIPRKDPRT, from the coding sequence ATGAGGGTCCTGGGGCGGAGGGTTTACTGGCGCTGGTTTGGGGAGGTTTTCCTCGAGGGGGGCCTTACCTTACGCATGACCGGGGACGCCGCCAAATGGCTCCGCCCCGGGGACCGGGTCCGCCTGGTCACCGAGTTCAAGAAGCCTGTCCTGGGCTTCGACGAGTACGCCCTCCAGGGGCGTTTTTCCATCTGGCCCCTTTTTTCCCGCGAGCTGGACCACGTGAGGGAAAGCCCCTTGGGGGGTGAGGTGTACCGCTACCGCCTCCGCGCACGGGAGGCCATGTATGAGGCCGATTTCGAGGCCATCGCCGAGCTGGAGCAATACCACTATGCCTCGGAGAAAGAGGTGGTGGCCGTCTGGGTCTGCCCCCGCTGTGGCAAGACCCTCTTCGCCAACACCAAGCCCCTTTGCGAATGCGGGGGGGAGGCCCGCCTAAGGGAGATCAGGGGCTCTACCCCGGCCAGCCGCTTTCTCATCCTGGAGCTGGTGGAGCGCCTACCCTTTGAGCCCAGGATCCTGGGCTATGGGCGTTTGGACCCCCCCATTCCCCGGATGCACCGTCGGATTCCTGGGGGCGTGGAGCGGAACATCCGGGAGCGCATCTTTCCCAAGGACTGGTTCCACCCTACCTTTGGGGGCGGGAAGGACTGGGAAAGCGCTTTGGACCGGGTGCACACCGCCGCCAGCCGCATCGCCCGGGTGGTGGTGCACCCCGACTACCGCTCGGAGGGCCTGGGGGCTCTTTTGGTGGAGCTGGCTTTGGCGTGGGCGAAGGAGCGGGCTGTGCCCGAGGGAAGGCGGGAGAAACACCTGGTGTACACCGTGGCCCAGATGGCCCGCTATCACCCCTTTTTTGAGAAGGTGGGCTTTCGTTACCTCTTCGACACCGCCTCGGGAAGGCCCGTGCTGGCCTATCCCCTTACCGAGGAGGCGGAGCGCTACCTGGAACGGTTTTTGAAGAAAGACCCTTACGCCAGGGCCCATGGGGGAAGGCTTTTTATTTCCCGTTTCGGCAGGGTGCGGGGGCTTCCGGGGTCCATACGGCTGGTGGGGGTTCGTAAAGGCTATCGGAGCCACCTGGACCTTTCCCATCTCTCCCCCGAGGTGCAGGAGACCCTTTCGGCCTTCGGGGTCAAGGCCCGGGTGCTGGAGCGGGCGATTCTTAAGGAGGTGAACCTCGAGGTTCCTTCGGGCAGCGTGGTGGCCCTGGCCGGGGCCAGCGGGGCGGGGAAGACCACCCTCCTTCGCCTCCTCCTGGGGGAGCCCCCGGATGGGGGAGAGGTGCAGGTGCCCGAGGGTAGGCGGGTGGCCTATATCCCCGGGGAGCGGGAGGTGGACCTGGGCCAGGAGCCCCTCTTGGAGCGGCTTTACCGCCAGCTTCAGGATGTGGGAGCGGCCATCGAGGTGTTAAACCGGGTGGGGCTTTCCGACGCCGTGCTCTACCGGGCGAGGCCGAAGGAGCTTTCCACGGGCCAGCGGGAGCGTTACCGCTTGGCCCTCCTCCTGGCCCAACGCCCCGACCTCCTCCTGATCGACGAGTTCGCCGCTCACCTGGACGTGCCCACCGCCAGGCGGGTGGCCCTGGGCCTTGGGAAGCTGGTGCGCCAGGCGGGGATCACCCTGGTGGTGGCCACCCACCGCCAGGAGGTGATCGCTTCCTTGGATCCCGACCTTTTGGTCTTCGTGGGGTACGGGGGGCTTATGGCCATACCTCGGAAAGATCCACGAACATGA